GGTTGCAAGTAACACCTAATCCCTTTAGGGATAGCATAGTAACAAAAACAACGAAGCTTGAACGAAGTTAAAGCTGGCGTCTTTAGGTGCGAGTTAGCAACATCCCCTTATAGGGGTTGTCAAAACCACCCGTTTTACGGGTGGTTTTTTTTTATCCATAAAACTATCAATCAAAATTTTAATCTTATTTATTTGCTCATCTGTATGATTTGAATTTAAAGATATTCTTAACCTTGAACTACCCTGGGAAACTGTAGGGGGTCTTACAGCCAGAGAATATATATTATTTTCCATTAGATATTCTGACAACTGAACAGTTTTAATTGAATTACCAATTATTATTGGTTTTATCTGAGACTCCTGAGAACAATTGAATAACTCATTGTAAAGGGATATATTCTTTCTTAAATTATTCACTTTGTACTTTAATAATTCTTTTTGTCCCAGAACAAATCTTGTAAATGCAATATTTACAGGAGGTAGTGCTGTGGAATAAATAAAAGACCTACAATGATTGATGAGATAATTTTTTAAAATTTTATTTGTTAAAATAAACGCTCCAATAGAACCTATCGCTTTTCCAAATGTGCCACATAAAAGATCAACTTGATTCAGAATATCTAATGATTCACAATAGCCTAAATTATTTTCCCCATAAACACCAAAACTATGGGCTTCATCAACATAAAGAAAAAAATTATACTTTTTCTTTAATTCAATAATATTATGTAAATCGGCAAAGTCTCCATCCATGGAAAATAGTGACTCGGTTATTACAAAAATTTTATTGTAACTCATAGAGAATTTTTTCAATATTGATTCTAAATGATTCATATCATTATGTCTGTATCGTTTAAATTCTGCGTTTGATAATCTCATACCATCAATAATACTGGCATGATTTTTCATATCAGAAATTATAAGATCTCCTTTTTCAGTGATAGCTGGAATAACCCCAGTATTTAAATGATAACCACTATTAAACACCAAAACAGAAGAATCAGGAAAATTACAATACTCATTCGCTAAATAATCTTCCAGACTTATGATTATATTATTATTGCCGTCAAGAAGCCTTGATGATCCACTTCCAAATTTTGTGTTTAAAAATAGATCTGATTTTAAAAAATTTTCGCGAATTTCTTGATCTTCTAATACTCCTAAATAATCATTTGAGCAGAAGTTTATAAAATTGTCAAATTTAGGTTGAAACAATTTTCTGTAATTTCCAGTTTCTTTTAATTGATCTAATCTCTCAATATATCTGCTAATCAAAAC
This region of Candidatus Delongbacteria bacterium genomic DNA includes:
- a CDS encoding pyridoxal phosphate-dependent aminotransferase family protein; the encoded protein is MISRYIERLDQLKETGNYRKLFQPKFDNFINFCSNDYLGVLEDQEIRENFLKSDLFLNTKFGSGSSRLLDGNNNIIISLEDYLANEYCNFPDSSVLVFNSGYHLNTGVIPAITEKGDLIISDMKNHASIIDGMRLSNAEFKRYRHNDMNHLESILKKFSMSYNKIFVITESLFSMDGDFADLHNIIELKKKYNFFLYVDEAHSFGVYGENNLGYCESLDILNQVDLLCGTFGKAIGSIGAFILTNKILKNYLINHCRSFIYSTALPPVNIAFTRFVLGQKELLKYKVNNLRKNISLYNELFNCSQESQIKPIIIGNSIKTVQLSEYLMENNIYSLAVRPPTVSQGSSRLRISLNSNHTDEQINKIKILIDSFMDKKKPPVKRVVLTTPIRGCC